A portion of the Vreelandella subglaciescola genome contains these proteins:
- the putA gene encoding bifunctional proline dehydrogenase/L-glutamate gamma-semialdehyde dehydrogenase PutA, producing MLNAKTLRDPATWQTDIDTLMARLSDHYIVDEDRFVRELIKLLEVDRDDYARIEEDTASLVREVRNMDTAVDTIDELLQQYSLDTHEGLMLMCLAEAMLRIPDKATADALIEDKLGPADWNAHVGKSESWMVNASTWGLLMTGHVLKLDHPHPEDGQPASFINRMVNRMGEPVIRRAMVEAMKIMGKQFVLGRDIDEALKRSKPLFDKGYTYSYDMLGEAARTRGDAQSYFNDYKSAIEQVGKARQKLRDTTPAPSISIKLSALHPRYEFGRREQILTELVDTVTALVKTARELDVEITIDAEEVDRLELSLEVFRAVYESDAAKSWGHFGLVIQAYAKRALPTLHYINRLADQQGDEIPLRLVKGAYWDTEVKESQQLGVEGYPVFTRKACTDVAYLACTQFLLSEATKGRIFPQFATHNAHTVTAILAQANQHGRPFEFQRLHGMGEALYDAALKRAPEGTYCRIYAPVGAHKDLLPYLVRRLLENGANSSFVHQIVDPDVPVKSLCEHPVDTLAAHESFANPRIPLPQDIYGPRRRNSRGVNLNVRSHFYPLMEQMAEFMEKTYTAKPLLAFEVDDDTANTHDVTCPFDRRQRLGSIQWVTQAQTAQALDAAWAAFPDWDATPVAERAAILRRFADLLESHTPELMTLCSREGGKLLTDGVDEIKEAVDFCRYYAMRAEDIFSEAIELPGPTGESNCLQMGGKGVFAAISPWNFPVAIFCGQMVAAAVAGNTVLAKPAEQTSLIAHRVVELLYAAGMPRNAVQLLPGDGKSVGSVLTADPRITGVAFTGGTDTAQIINRALAARENAPLPTLIAETGGMNAMIVDSTALPEQVVVDVIQSAFQSAGQRCSALRVLYLQEDVAERVIEILTGAMQELRVGDPRDLGTDVGPVIDEDAREQLQAHIDTLTAEGRLIAQTPLEAERTQDGTFIAPAAVAIDNIDALSREQFGPILHIVRYKASELDQVIDDINGRGYGLTFGVHSRNASFAAEIAQKIRAGNVYINRNIIGAVVGVQPFGGQGLSGTGPKAGGPNYLLRFASEKTVTNNTAALGGNASLLAMGDS from the coding sequence ATGCTCAATGCCAAGACACTGCGTGACCCTGCCACCTGGCAAACCGATATTGATACGCTAATGGCGCGCCTTAGCGATCACTATATTGTCGATGAAGACCGCTTTGTCCGGGAGCTCATCAAACTGCTGGAAGTTGACCGCGATGACTACGCTCGCATTGAAGAAGACACCGCTTCGCTGGTGCGCGAAGTACGCAACATGGATACCGCCGTCGATACCATCGACGAGCTGCTTCAGCAATACAGCCTGGATACCCACGAAGGGCTGATGTTGATGTGCCTGGCCGAGGCCATGCTGCGCATTCCCGACAAGGCCACCGCCGATGCGCTGATCGAAGACAAACTCGGCCCCGCCGACTGGAACGCCCACGTCGGCAAAAGCGAATCATGGATGGTCAACGCCTCGACGTGGGGGCTGTTGATGACCGGCCACGTGCTCAAACTTGACCACCCCCACCCTGAAGACGGCCAGCCGGCCAGCTTTATCAACCGCATGGTCAATCGCATGGGCGAGCCGGTCATTCGCCGCGCCATGGTTGAAGCCATGAAAATCATGGGCAAGCAGTTTGTTCTGGGGCGCGACATCGACGAAGCGCTCAAGCGCTCCAAGCCGCTGTTCGACAAAGGCTACACCTATTCCTACGACATGCTGGGCGAAGCCGCGCGCACCCGGGGTGACGCCCAGAGCTACTTCAACGACTATAAAAGCGCCATCGAGCAGGTGGGCAAGGCGCGCCAGAAACTGCGCGACACCACGCCCGCGCCGTCCATCTCGATCAAGCTGTCAGCGCTGCACCCGCGCTATGAATTTGGCCGCCGCGAGCAGATCCTGACCGAGCTGGTGGATACCGTCACCGCGCTGGTGAAAACGGCACGCGAGCTTGATGTCGAGATCACCATCGACGCCGAGGAAGTCGACCGTCTGGAGCTGTCGCTCGAGGTTTTCCGCGCCGTGTACGAAAGCGACGCCGCGAAAAGCTGGGGGCACTTTGGTCTAGTGATACAGGCCTACGCCAAGCGCGCGCTGCCCACGCTTCACTACATTAACCGGCTGGCCGACCAGCAGGGCGACGAAATCCCCCTGCGGCTGGTGAAAGGCGCTTACTGGGATACCGAGGTCAAGGAATCTCAGCAGCTGGGCGTTGAAGGCTACCCGGTGTTTACGCGTAAAGCCTGCACCGACGTGGCGTATTTGGCCTGCACACAGTTTCTGCTTTCCGAGGCAACAAAGGGACGTATCTTCCCCCAGTTCGCCACCCACAACGCCCATACGGTGACGGCCATTCTGGCCCAGGCCAACCAGCACGGCCGACCGTTTGAGTTTCAGCGCCTGCACGGGATGGGCGAAGCGCTTTACGACGCCGCTCTTAAGCGCGCGCCCGAGGGCACCTATTGCCGTATTTACGCACCGGTTGGTGCGCACAAGGATCTACTCCCCTACCTGGTGCGCAGGCTGCTGGAAAACGGCGCCAACTCGTCGTTTGTCCACCAGATCGTTGATCCCGACGTGCCGGTAAAATCGCTTTGTGAACACCCCGTTGACACCCTTGCCGCGCACGAGTCCTTTGCCAACCCGCGCATCCCGCTGCCCCAGGATATTTACGGCCCTCGGCGGCGCAACTCGCGCGGCGTAAATCTCAACGTTCGCAGCCATTTCTATCCGCTGATGGAACAAATGGCCGAGTTCATGGAGAAAACCTATACGGCCAAGCCCCTGCTGGCGTTTGAGGTCGACGACGATACGGCCAACACCCACGACGTCACCTGCCCCTTTGACCGGCGCCAGCGTCTGGGCAGCATTCAATGGGTCACCCAGGCACAAACGGCTCAGGCGCTGGATGCGGCCTGGGCAGCGTTTCCCGACTGGGACGCCACGCCGGTGGCCGAGCGCGCCGCCATACTGCGCCGCTTTGCCGACCTGCTCGAGTCACACACGCCCGAGCTGATGACGCTGTGCTCGCGGGAAGGCGGCAAGCTGTTGACCGACGGCGTTGACGAAATCAAGGAAGCAGTGGATTTCTGCCGTTATTACGCCATGCGCGCTGAAGACATTTTCAGCGAGGCCATCGAACTGCCCGGCCCCACCGGCGAGTCCAACTGCCTGCAGATGGGCGGAAAGGGTGTCTTCGCGGCCATCAGCCCGTGGAACTTCCCCGTGGCGATTTTCTGCGGCCAGATGGTCGCCGCGGCGGTGGCCGGCAATACCGTACTGGCCAAGCCGGCGGAACAAACCTCGCTCATTGCCCACCGCGTGGTCGAACTTTTATACGCCGCCGGCATGCCGCGCAACGCAGTACAGCTGCTGCCCGGCGATGGCAAGAGCGTGGGCAGCGTGCTGACCGCCGACCCGCGCATTACCGGCGTGGCGTTTACCGGCGGCACTGATACCGCGCAAATTATCAACCGAGCGCTGGCCGCGCGGGAAAACGCGCCGCTGCCCACGCTGATTGCCGAAACCGGCGGCATGAACGCGATGATCGTGGACTCCACCGCCCTGCCTGAACAGGTCGTGGTTGACGTTATCCAGTCAGCCTTTCAGAGCGCTGGCCAACGCTGTTCGGCGCTACGCGTGCTGTACCTGCAGGAAGACGTGGCCGAGCGCGTCATCGAAATTCTGACCGGGGCAATGCAGGAACTGCGCGTGGGCGACCCGCGTGACCTGGGCACTGACGTGGGCCCGGTCATCGACGAAGACGCCCGCGAACAGCTGCAGGCCCACATCGACACGCTGACCGCGGAAGGCCGCCTGATTGCACAAACGCCGCTGGAGGCCGAGCGGACACAGGACGGCACCTTTATCGCACCGGCGGCCGTTGCCATCGACAACATCGATGCGCTTAGCCGCGAACAGTTCGGGCCGATACTCCACATCGTGCGCTACAAAGCCAGTGAGCTCGATCAGGTCATCGACGATATCAACGGTCGCGGCTACGGGCTGACGTTTGGCGTGCACAGCCGTAATGCCTCGTTCGCAGCGGAAATCGCGCAGAAAATCCGCGCCGGTAACGTGTATATCAATCGCAATATCATCGGCGCGGTGGTCGGCGTTCAGCCGTTTGGCGGCCAGGGGCTTTCAGGCACCGGCCCCAAGGCCGGTGGGCCCAACTACCTGCTGCGCTTTGCCTCGGAAAAAACCGTGACCAACAACACCGCCGCCCTCGGCGGCAACGCCTCACTTCTGGCCATGGGGGATAGCTAA